The genomic segment CCCAGGCCCAGCAGCAGGCCCGCAACCGCGGACTCGACGGCTGGCTGCTGACGCTGGAGTTCCCCAGCTATCACGCCGTCATCACCTATGCCGACGACCGCGCCCTGCGCGAGGAGATCTATACCGCGTTCTGCACGCGCGCCTCGGACCAGGGGCCCCACGCCGGCCGCTTCGACAACAGCGCGCTGATGGAGGACATCCTGCGCCTGCGGCACGAGGCGGCGCGGCTGCTCGGCTACGCCAACTTCGCCGAGCGCTCGCTGGCCACCAAGATGGCGCAGACGCCGGCGCAGGTGCTGGACTTCCTGCGCGACCTCGCGCGCCGCAGCCGGCCGCGCGCCGAGCGCGAGCTGGCCGAGCTGCGCGACTTCGCACGCGCCACGCTCGACATCGGCGAGCTGCAGGCCTGGGACATCGCCTATGCCAGCGAGAAGCTGCGCCAGGCGCGCTTTCGCATCAGCGACGAGGAGCTGCGCCCCTACTTCCCGCTGCCGCAGGTGCTGGACGGACTGTTCGCCATCGTCGGCCGCTTGTACGGCGTGCGCATCGAGCCGCTGACCGGCGCCGATGTCTGGCATGCCGACGTGACCGCCTACGAAATCCGAGACGCCGAAGGCGTACGCGGACGTTTCTTTCTCGATCCCTACGCGCGCCCGAACAAGCGCGGCGGCGCCTGGATGGACGACTGCGCCGGGCGGCGGCGCGGGCGGCGCGGGCTGCAGATCCCGATCGCCTTCCTGACCTGCAACTTCACCCCGCCGCTGCCAGGACAGCCGGCGCTGCTGAGCCACGAGGAGGTCATCACGCTGTTCCACGAGTTCGGCCACGGCCTGCAGCACCTGCTGACGCGGGTCGAAACGGCCGGCGTGGCCGGCATCAACGGCGTCCCCTGGGACGCGGTCGAGCTGCCGAGCCAGTTCATGGAGAACTGGTGCTGGGAACGCGAATCGCTCGACCTGATGGCGCGCCACTGGCAGAGCGGCGCCCCGCTGCCCGAGGACCTGTACCGGCGGCTGCGCGCGGCACGCAACTTCCAGTCGGCGCTGATGATGCTGCGCCAGGTGGAGTTCGCGCTGTTCGATTTCCGGCTGCACCTGGAGTACGACCCGGCACGCGGCGGGCGCGTGCTGGAGACGGCGCAGGCCGTGCGCGACGAGGTGGCCGTCTTCCAGCCGCCGGCCTTCAACCGCTTCCCGCACAGCTTCGCGCACGTGTTCGCCGGCGGCTACGCGGCCGGCTACTACAGCTACAAGTGGGCCGAGGTGCTCTCGGCCGATGCCTACTCCGCCTTCGAGGAGGCCGGGCTGTTCGATCCCGCCACCGGGCGGCGCTTCCTCAGCACGATCCTCGAACAGGGCGGCTCGCGCGAAGCCATGGAGCTGTTCGTCGCCTTCCGCGGGCGGCCGCCGACCATCGAACCCCTGCTGCGCCACAACGGCCTGCTCGACCAGGCGGCCTGAGGATCCGCCCATGAAGATCGCGACGTGGAACGTCAACTCGCTGCGCGTGCGCCTGCCGCAGGTGCTGGCATGGCTGGCCGCCAACCCGGTGGACCTGCTCGCCATCCAGGAAACCAAGCTCACCGACGAGAACTTCCCGCGCGCCGAGATCGAGGCCGCCGGCTACCAGGTGGCCTACTCCGGCCAGAAGACCTACAACGGCGTGGCGCTGCTGAGCCGCAAGCCGCTGGCGGCCGTGCAGGCCGGCATCCCGGGCTTCGCCGACGAGCAGAAGCGCGTGCTGGCCGCGCACTGCGACGGCCTGCGCGTGATCAACCTGTACGTGCCCAACGGGCAGAGCGTGGGCTCGGACAAATACCAGTACAAGCTGATCTGGCTGGAGGCGCTGCGCGGCTGGCTCGGCAAGGAACTCAAGCAGCACCCGCGCATCGTGGTGCTGGGCGACTTCAACATCGCGCCGGCCGACGAGGACGTGCACGATCCGGTGTTATGGAAGGGCCAGGTGCTGTGCAGCGAGCCGGAGCGCGAGGCCTTCCGCGCGCTGCTCGCGCTCGGCTATCGCGACTGCTTCCGGCTGTTCCCGCAGGAACCGGGCAGCTACAGCTGGTGGGACTACCGCGCCGCCGCCTTCCGCCGCAACCTCGGCCTGCGCATCGACCACGTGCTGGCCAACGCGCCCTTCGCGCAGGCCTGCGCCGCCTGCGTCATCGACAAGACCCCGCGCACGCAGGAGCGCCCTTCCGACCACGCCCCGGTGGTCGCCGAATTCCGCGTTTAGTCACGCAGCGCCGCGCGCCGGACCGGCGGCAGCCCGGTCACGATCAGCAGCACGGCCGGCAGGAACACCAGCGGCACATCGATCCACCAGTGGCTGTGCGGCAGAAGGCCCACGGCAATCTCCGCCACGTGCACCAGCGCGTGCCCGGCATAGAACAGCGTGATGCCCCAGTGCACCGGCGCGCAGCGCTCGAGGTTGCGCAGGCACCACAGCGCGCCCAGCCCCACCACCACGAACACCACGCCGATGTCGTGCACGAAGTGCGTGTTCAAGGGCCCGGTGTCCGGCACCGCCGCCGGCACGCCCACGTACCAGCTCGCCGGCGAGGCCAGCATCCACAGCCCGTTGGCCAGGCTGCCGATGCCGAGGATTCCGTAGAACGCCTTAAGCAGACCGCGCATGGCTTGCCCTCCCGTCCGCCTGCTGCCGCAGCCAGTC from the Nevskiales bacterium genome contains:
- the prlC gene encoding oligopeptidase A; the encoded protein is MQEATENPLLELLEQEGLPPFSRIRAEHAEPAVDRILAENRQAVATLLARGGPWDWDRLARPLEELDDRLHRAWAPAAHLNHVLNSEGWRTAYNACLAKLSDYATELGQNEDLYRAWQALAEGPEFAQLDPGQQKLVRDTLRDFRLSGVALPPADKARFKDIMQQLSRLQSRFEENLLDATQAWEKSIADARALAGLPPSALAQAQQQARNRGLDGWLLTLEFPSYHAVITYADDRALREEIYTAFCTRASDQGPHAGRFDNSALMEDILRLRHEAARLLGYANFAERSLATKMAQTPAQVLDFLRDLARRSRPRAERELAELRDFARATLDIGELQAWDIAYASEKLRQARFRISDEELRPYFPLPQVLDGLFAIVGRLYGVRIEPLTGADVWHADVTAYEIRDAEGVRGRFFLDPYARPNKRGGAWMDDCAGRRRGRRGLQIPIAFLTCNFTPPLPGQPALLSHEEVITLFHEFGHGLQHLLTRVETAGVAGINGVPWDAVELPSQFMENWCWERESLDLMARHWQSGAPLPEDLYRRLRAARNFQSALMMLRQVEFALFDFRLHLEYDPARGGRVLETAQAVRDEVAVFQPPAFNRFPHSFAHVFAGGYAAGYYSYKWAEVLSADAYSAFEEAGLFDPATGRRFLSTILEQGGSREAMELFVAFRGRPPTIEPLLRHNGLLDQAA
- the xth gene encoding exodeoxyribonuclease III, with product MKIATWNVNSLRVRLPQVLAWLAANPVDLLAIQETKLTDENFPRAEIEAAGYQVAYSGQKTYNGVALLSRKPLAAVQAGIPGFADEQKRVLAAHCDGLRVINLYVPNGQSVGSDKYQYKLIWLEALRGWLGKELKQHPRIVVLGDFNIAPADEDVHDPVLWKGQVLCSEPEREAFRALLALGYRDCFRLFPQEPGSYSWWDYRAAAFRRNLGLRIDHVLANAPFAQACAACVIDKTPRTQERPSDHAPVVAEFRV